In Listeria cossartiae subsp. cossartiae, one genomic interval encodes:
- a CDS encoding ABC transporter substrate-binding protein, whose translation MKWFKGIAVVLLLAILTACGNTETKAPEEKTEKIEVKDATGATITLKEAPTKIVSLMPSNTEILFALGLGDKVKGVTAYDDYPKEAQKVEKVTSTGVDTEKIIAIKPDLVLGHESMLATEKDAYQLLKDAGINVFIVPDATDLKAAEKSIATVGELTGKEKEAKEVTDSMEEQKAAIEKKAKELKTSPKVWIEISPDLYTAGKGTFMNEMLELAGGTNIVTETGFIPYNEEKVVELKPDIILSVYPDAKATIQKRAAWKDIPAVKNDKIYEMDANKLSRPGPRLLEGAADIQAVLGN comes from the coding sequence ATGAAATGGTTTAAAGGAATTGCCGTAGTTTTATTACTTGCTATCTTAACTGCTTGCGGGAATACTGAAACAAAGGCACCAGAAGAGAAAACAGAGAAAATCGAAGTAAAAGACGCAACTGGAGCAACAATCACATTAAAAGAAGCACCAACAAAAATCGTTTCATTAATGCCGAGTAATACAGAAATTTTATTTGCATTAGGTTTAGGTGATAAAGTAAAAGGCGTTACTGCTTACGATGATTATCCAAAAGAAGCACAAAAAGTAGAAAAAGTAACTTCTACAGGTGTTGATACAGAAAAAATCATCGCGATTAAACCAGACTTAGTTCTTGGTCACGAATCTATGCTTGCAACAGAAAAAGACGCATATCAATTATTAAAAGATGCAGGAATCAACGTATTTATCGTTCCTGATGCAACAGATTTAAAAGCAGCAGAAAAATCAATTGCAACAGTTGGTGAATTGACTGGAAAAGAAAAAGAAGCAAAAGAAGTAACAGACTCAATGGAAGAACAAAAAGCAGCCATTGAAAAGAAAGCAAAAGAACTAAAAACATCTCCAAAAGTTTGGATTGAAATTAGTCCTGATTTATACACAGCAGGTAAAGGAACATTTATGAACGAAATGTTAGAACTTGCTGGTGGTACGAATATCGTTACAGAAACAGGTTTTATTCCTTACAATGAAGAAAAAGTAGTAGAACTAAAACCAGATATTATTTTATCTGTATATCCTGACGCAAAAGCAACTATCCAAAAACGTGCGGCATGGAAAGATATCCCAGCTGTTAAAAACGATAAAATCTATGAAATGGATGCGAATAAATTAAGCCGTCCAGGACCAAGACTACTTGAAGGAGCAGCAGATATTCAAGCCGTTCTTGGAAACTAA
- a CDS encoding ABC transporter permease: MKQVMEVIKEQIKNLPMIFRIARYEDKATYQSHYLGLAWQILNPLIQIAIYYFVFGFGMNAKSGSDASYIEWMLAGIIPWFFISAVILQGANSIYNKIGMVSKMNFPMSILPNITIVSNLTSYFTMMVILLGLLAINGTPVTIYWGQYLYYFVAMIAFLFSVTLFNATISVLVRDYYIMLQSVMRVLFYVTGIVWNLETMLPQWLVDLLKLNPIYYVVNGFRETFLMNRGFWESPSYTMYFWLITLTLLFVGATLHMKFRERFVDYL; this comes from the coding sequence GTGAAACAGGTTATGGAAGTTATTAAAGAGCAAATTAAAAATTTACCAATGATATTTCGCATTGCGCGCTATGAAGATAAGGCTACATATCAAAGCCATTATTTAGGACTAGCATGGCAGATTTTAAATCCATTAATTCAAATTGCTATTTACTACTTTGTATTTGGATTTGGGATGAATGCAAAATCTGGCTCGGATGCAAGTTATATTGAATGGATGCTAGCCGGAATTATTCCTTGGTTCTTTATTAGTGCGGTTATTTTACAAGGTGCGAATAGTATTTATAATAAAATAGGCATGGTTTCAAAAATGAATTTTCCAATGAGTATTTTACCTAACATCACGATTGTTTCTAATTTAACAAGCTACTTCACGATGATGGTAATTTTACTCGGTTTACTTGCGATTAATGGGACTCCGGTTACTATTTATTGGGGCCAATATTTGTATTATTTTGTAGCGATGATTGCGTTTTTGTTTAGTGTTACCTTGTTTAACGCAACAATCAGCGTGTTAGTAAGAGACTATTATATTATGTTGCAGTCTGTTATGCGCGTGCTTTTCTACGTAACAGGTATTGTTTGGAATTTGGAAACAATGTTGCCGCAGTGGCTAGTAGATTTACTCAAATTAAACCCAATTTACTATGTTGTTAATGGTTTTAGAGAAACTTTCTTAATGAATAGAGGCTTCTGGGAATCGCCATCATACACGATGTATTTCTGGTTAATCACACTGACATTACTGTTCGTTGGTGCGACACTACACATGAAATTCCGCGAACGTTTCGTGGATTATTTATAG
- a CDS encoding ABC transporter ATP-binding protein — protein sequence MGKNIKVSFKHVSKEYDLYQNKSDKIKGLFMPKSQKMQSFWALRDVSFDIHDGETVGLIGINGSGKSTISSIMSGVIPPTQGEVIINGETSLIAIAVGLKGPLTGYENIRLKLLMHGMKSSQINKLMPSIIEFADIGDFINQPIKNYSSGMRSRLGFAISVHTNPDILVIDEALSVGDQTFYEKCVAKINEFKARGKTIVFVSHSLGQVKSLCDRIIWMHHGEIREMGTAQEVAQKYDEFVKWFNKQPNDYKKKYQKEHKEYQKAPQKKVYPNPNANKYRLTMFDKIFLTILIALTVLFGTLVATGKSFKGLISEGSTNQIEQVAHVAHKDLKLK from the coding sequence ATGGGTAAAAATATCAAAGTATCATTTAAACATGTGTCGAAGGAATATGACCTCTATCAAAATAAATCCGATAAGATAAAAGGCTTGTTTATGCCGAAAAGTCAAAAAATGCAATCCTTTTGGGCTTTACGAGACGTATCTTTTGATATTCATGATGGTGAAACAGTAGGGCTTATTGGGATCAATGGTTCAGGTAAGTCAACGATATCGAGTATTATGTCAGGCGTTATTCCTCCCACACAAGGGGAAGTTATTATCAATGGAGAAACTTCTTTAATCGCCATTGCAGTAGGTCTAAAAGGGCCGCTTACAGGATATGAAAATATTCGCTTAAAATTACTTATGCATGGTATGAAAAGTTCTCAAATTAACAAACTGATGCCAAGTATTATCGAATTTGCTGATATTGGTGATTTTATTAATCAACCAATTAAAAACTATTCAAGCGGGATGCGTTCTCGTTTAGGTTTTGCGATTTCGGTACACACAAATCCAGACATTTTAGTCATCGATGAGGCATTATCTGTAGGTGACCAGACTTTTTATGAAAAATGTGTAGCTAAAATTAATGAATTTAAAGCTCGCGGGAAAACTATTGTCTTCGTCAGTCACTCGCTTGGGCAAGTAAAAAGCTTATGTGACCGAATTATTTGGATGCACCACGGTGAAATAAGAGAAATGGGCACAGCACAAGAAGTTGCTCAAAAATACGACGAGTTCGTCAAATGGTTTAATAAACAACCAAATGATTACAAGAAAAAATATCAAAAAGAACATAAAGAATATCAAAAAGCACCACAGAAAAAGGTTTATCCAAACCCAAATGCCAATAAATACCGGCTAACCATGTTTGATAAAATATTTTTAACGATACTAATTGCATTGACTGTGCTATTTGGGACGTTAGTAGCGACAGGGAAATCCTTTAAAGGTCTAATTAGTGAAGGATCCACGAACCAAATCGAACAAGTAGCTCATGTGGCTCATAAAGATTTAAAACTGAAGTAA